A genome region from Rathayibacter caricis DSM 15933 includes the following:
- a CDS encoding MFS transporter, with amino-acid sequence MSNDALQMRGPVHGTKDVKRVAVGSSVGAVIETYDFIGFGTAAALYFGTVFFPGTDPVTGTLFSFATLGVGFAARPIGGIIGGHLGDKVGRKPVLVTSLIVMGLATFLIGLLPTYESVGVLAPILLVVVRIVQGLAFGAEWGGAILMTYEHAPWTRKGFFTGLVQAGFPVGLLLANLVFLSSGALPGDWAWRVPFLASIVLVAVGLIIRSKVPESPVFEDVKTAGIIVKSPITRVIRDDWRNIVRGIGLRIAETAGYAVAITYMISYLNTTELADRTETLTALCIAAALGVFATPFWGALTDRVGRRPVYLWSTAFAVLFGVPMFLLVNTGSFLLIIITFAVAYGICQNSLAGVQGAWFPELFQAQTRSSGASLAYQISAMVSGFTPFVTTLLFLSYGWVGPALLFSGYAAIGLVAAFLTRDTWGPRERRLAAEAAATTPQTVSL; translated from the coding sequence ATGAGCAACGACGCTCTGCAGATGCGCGGACCCGTGCACGGAACGAAAGACGTCAAGCGGGTGGCCGTCGGCTCCAGCGTGGGCGCGGTCATTGAGACCTACGACTTCATCGGCTTCGGCACCGCCGCGGCCCTCTACTTCGGAACCGTGTTCTTCCCAGGTACCGATCCCGTGACCGGGACCCTTTTCTCCTTCGCCACCCTCGGGGTCGGCTTCGCCGCTCGCCCGATCGGCGGAATCATCGGCGGGCATCTCGGGGACAAGGTCGGCCGCAAGCCGGTCCTCGTCACCTCGTTGATCGTCATGGGCCTGGCCACATTCCTCATTGGTCTGCTGCCGACCTACGAGAGCGTCGGCGTCCTCGCGCCGATCCTGCTCGTCGTCGTCCGCATCGTGCAGGGACTCGCCTTCGGAGCCGAGTGGGGCGGCGCGATTCTCATGACCTACGAGCACGCGCCATGGACGCGAAAGGGCTTCTTCACCGGACTCGTGCAGGCCGGATTCCCCGTCGGTCTACTCCTCGCGAACCTCGTCTTCCTGTCCAGCGGCGCCCTCCCGGGCGACTGGGCCTGGCGCGTCCCGTTCCTGGCCAGCATCGTCCTGGTCGCCGTCGGCCTGATCATCCGCTCCAAGGTGCCGGAGTCCCCCGTATTCGAAGACGTCAAAACGGCCGGCATCATCGTCAAGTCCCCGATCACCCGGGTCATCCGAGACGACTGGCGCAACATCGTGCGCGGCATCGGGCTACGGATCGCCGAGACGGCCGGCTACGCCGTTGCGATCACCTACATGATCAGCTACCTCAACACCACTGAGCTCGCCGACCGCACCGAAACGCTCACGGCACTATGCATCGCTGCTGCCCTCGGAGTCTTCGCCACTCCGTTTTGGGGAGCACTCACTGACCGTGTCGGTCGACGGCCGGTCTACCTCTGGTCGACCGCGTTCGCCGTGCTCTTCGGCGTCCCCATGTTCCTCCTGGTGAACACCGGATCGTTCCTCTTGATCATCATCACCTTCGCCGTGGCGTACGGAATCTGCCAGAACTCCCTCGCCGGCGTGCAAGGCGCTTGGTTCCCCGAACTGTTCCAGGCACAGACCCGCTCCTCCGGCGCATCGCTCGCCTACCAGATCTCCGCGATGGTCTCCGGTTTCACTCCCTTCGTCACCACGCTGCTCTTCCTCTCCTACGGCTGGGTGGGCCCGGCCCTCCTCTTCAGCGGGTACGCCGCGATCGGCCTGGTTGCCGCCTTCCTCACGAGGGACACGTGGGGCCCACGCGAGAGACGCCTCGCCGCCGAGGCTGCCGCCACCACTCCGCAGACCGTCTCCCTCTGA
- a CDS encoding beta-glucosidase: MTSTSSESRTTGADDVFVSDLTLNEKVSLVVGASGSETVAIERLNVRSVRLVDGPHGVRRHVDGASLGMFDSLPATCFPTAVTLGSSWNTALMQEVGVALGLEAAAAEIDVLLGPGANLKRTPLGGRNFEYFSEDPALSSGMASAWIRGVQSTGVGASLKHFAANNAEQRRYGIDVYVDERALRELYLASFERSVIDEKPRTIMAAYSKLNGIHCTENTWLLKDLLRAEWGYHGLIVSDWGAAWDGVAALRGGTDLTMPGPLPARGILTALERGEIAITHLDEAAGRVLDLAKRPAPMSSVIDHESHHRLARRAAAEGTVLLKNDGGMLPLAAGKTIALIGAFAKTPRYQGAGSSNVVPTRLDDLADVLSCAVGAKDVTYSPGYDRTESTTTPSMLADAANAASMANIALVVIGLPEVLESEGVDRRHMQLPPAHNELVAAVMAANPQTVVVLMNGSPVEMPWRDEVPAILEAYLGGQAGGSALADVLLGVSEPGGRLAESFPARYSDHPVSSLPAGPKQTEYREGIFLGYRYFDTAQVEVAFPFGHGLSYTTFQWGEATLLQSGSVDSADLSVTLTMTIKNVGVRSGSEVVQIYVSDPKASVYRPAQELRAFEKVHLAPDEDSIVTFQLDNRAFAYWDVETQGWVVEPGQFYVHVGASSRDIRQTVEIKIASFSPHAQTSKAPNPYEHVNPDAFTRAGFEALLGRRLPSNEAPQAGRFGLDTALGDMQGTLVGRVLFRLMRRLVARELGVPKGDPLIAIASDVVKQINFRMFPTLSGGTVTPARARVLLWVVNRCSRSFLGRRGGEVRRPD, translated from the coding sequence CCTCCACCTCTTCAGAATCGCGGACCACGGGTGCCGACGACGTCTTTGTGTCCGATCTGACCCTGAACGAGAAGGTGTCACTCGTCGTCGGGGCGAGCGGTTCCGAAACCGTCGCTATCGAGCGGTTGAACGTCCGCTCGGTGCGCCTCGTCGATGGCCCTCACGGGGTTCGGCGACACGTGGATGGAGCTTCGCTGGGGATGTTCGATTCGCTGCCCGCCACATGCTTCCCGACGGCGGTGACGCTCGGTTCCAGCTGGAATACGGCGCTCATGCAGGAGGTGGGCGTAGCACTCGGACTCGAGGCTGCGGCCGCCGAGATCGACGTGCTACTCGGCCCGGGAGCCAATCTCAAGCGAACTCCTCTCGGGGGCCGCAACTTCGAGTACTTCTCCGAGGACCCGGCTCTTTCCAGCGGCATGGCTTCAGCGTGGATACGCGGGGTGCAGAGCACAGGCGTGGGAGCATCATTGAAGCATTTCGCGGCGAACAACGCCGAGCAACGCCGATACGGAATCGATGTCTACGTCGACGAGAGGGCACTCCGCGAGCTCTATCTCGCCAGCTTCGAACGATCCGTGATCGACGAAAAGCCTCGCACGATCATGGCGGCCTACAGCAAGCTGAACGGCATCCACTGCACAGAGAACACCTGGCTTCTCAAGGACCTTTTGCGCGCGGAATGGGGCTACCACGGCCTGATCGTCTCCGACTGGGGAGCCGCTTGGGACGGCGTGGCCGCCCTACGAGGGGGAACTGACCTGACGATGCCGGGACCCCTTCCCGCCCGAGGCATCCTCACGGCCCTCGAACGCGGCGAGATCGCGATTACCCATCTCGACGAGGCCGCGGGCCGTGTGCTCGATCTCGCGAAGCGGCCCGCCCCCATGTCATCGGTAATCGATCACGAATCTCACCATCGGCTCGCTCGACGGGCAGCGGCGGAAGGCACCGTTCTTCTCAAGAACGACGGCGGCATGCTTCCCCTTGCCGCTGGCAAGACCATTGCGCTGATCGGCGCGTTCGCGAAAACCCCTCGTTATCAGGGGGCGGGGAGTTCGAACGTCGTGCCGACCAGACTGGACGACCTCGCCGACGTCCTCAGCTGCGCGGTCGGAGCCAAAGATGTCACGTACTCCCCGGGATACGACCGAACAGAGAGCACCACAACGCCGTCGATGCTCGCGGACGCCGCGAACGCGGCGAGCATGGCGAACATCGCCCTCGTGGTCATCGGACTTCCGGAGGTTCTCGAATCCGAGGGCGTTGACCGACGCCACATGCAACTACCTCCAGCTCACAACGAACTCGTCGCCGCCGTCATGGCCGCGAACCCGCAAACCGTCGTAGTTCTGATGAACGGCTCGCCGGTGGAGATGCCGTGGCGGGACGAGGTGCCTGCCATCCTCGAGGCCTACCTGGGAGGTCAGGCCGGCGGCTCGGCACTAGCCGACGTTCTGCTCGGAGTCTCGGAGCCCGGCGGCCGACTGGCGGAGAGCTTCCCCGCCCGATATTCCGACCACCCAGTGTCCAGTCTCCCGGCTGGACCGAAGCAGACCGAGTACCGGGAAGGCATCTTTCTCGGGTACCGCTATTTCGACACAGCCCAGGTCGAGGTCGCCTTCCCGTTCGGTCACGGTCTCTCGTACACGACCTTCCAGTGGGGAGAGGCCACCCTCCTGCAATCGGGCTCCGTCGATTCGGCCGACCTCTCGGTGACGTTGACCATGACGATCAAGAACGTCGGCGTGAGATCAGGTTCCGAAGTCGTCCAGATCTACGTCTCGGATCCTAAGGCGAGCGTCTACCGACCGGCTCAGGAATTGCGTGCGTTCGAGAAGGTGCATCTCGCTCCCGACGAGGACTCGATCGTCACTTTCCAGCTCGACAACAGGGCCTTCGCCTACTGGGACGTGGAGACGCAGGGCTGGGTGGTCGAACCGGGCCAGTTCTACGTACACGTCGGAGCATCATCGCGCGACATCCGACAGACGGTGGAGATCAAAATTGCGAGCTTCTCGCCGCATGCTCAGACTTCCAAGGCGCCGAACCCGTACGAGCACGTCAACCCGGACGCGTTTACACGGGCCGGATTCGAGGCTCTCCTCGGACGGAGACTGCCTTCGAACGAGGCCCCGCAGGCGGGACGATTCGGCCTGGACACCGCTCTCGGGGACATGCAAGGCACCCTCGTCGGCCGCGTGCTGTTCCGTCTCATGCGCCGACTAGTAGCTCGAGAGCTCGGCGTCCCGAAAGGTGACCCGCTAATAGCAATCGCGTCAGACGTGGTCAAGCAGATCAACTTCCGAATGTTCCCCACCTTGAGCGGCGGAACGGTCACCCCTGCCCGTGCGCGAGTGCTCCTATGGGTTGTCAATCGTTGCTCCCGGTCGTTCCTGGGACGTCGCGGCGGGGAAGTTCGTCGACCCGATTGA
- a CDS encoding transketolase family protein, with amino-acid sequence MNTTTPAPKLKTSAMIASFADPGQKTASAPFGHALAALAETDQRIVGLTADLGKYTDMHVFQHAHPDRFFQMGMAEQVLFGAAAGLAETGFVPFASTYSVFAARRAYDFLCLDIAEPNLNVNIVGGLPGLTTGYGPSHQATEDIAIFRGMPNLTIVDPCDSTDIEQAVPQLAASSGPSYLRLLRGKVPTVLDEYDYRFELGKAKVLREGADVVFVSSGLMTMRALQAAKALAAHKVDVAVVHSPTIKPFDAETVVAQLDTPRLAVTLENHSVVGGLFETVASALVQRGVGRRVVPVALPDAFLDAGALPTLHERYGLTTERIVVKVLSELG; translated from the coding sequence ATGAACACCACCACCCCCGCCCCCAAGCTCAAGACGTCGGCGATGATCGCGTCGTTCGCGGATCCCGGCCAGAAGACCGCCTCGGCGCCCTTCGGCCATGCCCTCGCGGCGTTGGCCGAAACGGATCAGCGGATCGTCGGCCTCACCGCCGACCTCGGCAAGTACACCGACATGCACGTGTTCCAGCATGCGCACCCCGATCGCTTCTTCCAGATGGGAATGGCCGAGCAGGTACTGTTCGGTGCCGCCGCCGGACTCGCCGAGACGGGATTTGTGCCCTTCGCCTCGACGTACTCCGTCTTCGCCGCTCGACGCGCCTACGACTTCCTCTGCCTCGATATCGCCGAACCGAACCTCAACGTCAACATCGTCGGAGGCCTGCCAGGCTTGACTACTGGCTACGGTCCGAGTCACCAGGCGACGGAGGACATCGCGATCTTCCGCGGGATGCCGAACCTCACGATCGTCGACCCGTGCGATTCGACCGACATCGAGCAGGCAGTGCCGCAACTCGCTGCGAGCAGCGGCCCCTCCTACCTCCGGCTCCTGCGCGGGAAGGTCCCGACGGTGCTGGACGAGTACGACTACCGCTTTGAGCTCGGGAAGGCCAAGGTGCTTCGAGAGGGCGCCGACGTGGTCTTCGTCTCCAGCGGTCTGATGACGATGCGAGCCCTTCAGGCGGCGAAGGCCCTCGCCGCGCACAAGGTCGACGTCGCCGTCGTGCACTCCCCAACCATCAAGCCCTTCGACGCCGAGACCGTCGTCGCCCAACTCGACACTCCGCGTCTTGCCGTCACCCTCGAAAACCACTCCGTCGTCGGCGGCCTCTTCGAGACCGTCGCATCCGCCCTCGTGCAGCGCGGAGTCGGACGCCGCGTCGTACCGGTCGCGCTCCCGGATGCCTTCCTCGACGCCGGCGCCCTGCCCACCTTGCACGAGCGCTACGGGCTCACCACCGAGCGGATCGTCGTGAAGGTCCTGTCCGAGCTCGGCTGA
- a CDS encoding SDR family NAD(P)-dependent oxidoreductase — protein MSTRTAVVTGATSPQGIGLATARRYARDGWDVVILDLDATLAGVTALDIADEYGVSAFGTRIDVADERSVASAHAAVAAEVAADRLAPVGALANIAGITSPVPFLETTLQLWNTVLAVNATGTYLVTRAFLPDMLATGWGRIITMSSVSAQRGGGVFGKVPYSAAKAAVVGFTKALARELGDSGVTINAIAPGAVDTAIRVGSTPEQEQAIVDAIPLGRTASVDEVAAVIAFLSSDGAAYLTGTTIDINGGSHLH, from the coding sequence ATGAGCACTCGCACCGCCGTCGTCACCGGAGCGACTTCGCCGCAGGGGATCGGCCTCGCCACAGCCCGCCGTTACGCCCGCGACGGCTGGGACGTCGTCATCCTCGACCTCGATGCCACCCTCGCCGGCGTCACAGCTCTCGACATCGCCGACGAATACGGTGTCTCGGCATTCGGCACGCGCATCGACGTCGCAGACGAGCGATCCGTGGCATCAGCGCACGCTGCCGTCGCGGCCGAGGTCGCAGCGGACCGACTCGCCCCTGTCGGCGCGTTGGCGAACATCGCCGGCATCACCTCGCCCGTGCCATTCCTCGAGACGACCCTTCAGCTGTGGAACACGGTCCTCGCCGTCAACGCGACCGGCACCTACCTCGTCACGAGAGCCTTCCTGCCTGACATGCTCGCTACCGGTTGGGGGCGCATTATTACCATGTCCTCGGTTTCCGCGCAACGCGGAGGGGGCGTCTTCGGCAAGGTGCCCTACTCCGCGGCGAAAGCCGCCGTCGTCGGCTTCACCAAAGCACTCGCTCGCGAACTCGGAGACAGCGGAGTGACCATCAACGCCATCGCTCCGGGCGCGGTCGACACCGCCATCCGCGTCGGATCAACTCCGGAGCAGGAACAGGCGATCGTGGACGCGATCCCACTCGGCCGCACCGCGTCGGTCGACGAGGTCGCCGCGGTCATCGCGTTCCTCTCCTCCGACGGCGCGGCTTACCTGACGGGCACCACAATCGACATCAACGGCGGAAGCCACCTGCACTGA
- a CDS encoding GntR family transcriptional regulator produces MAADLTALLGLERTNLRQLALGALRRAITSGEMTPGTHLSEVDLAQRLQISRGTLREAMRELQQQGLITSGPRGRMLVRVLTPKEIHDIFIVRGALESLAARLIIEGEHRETAVHQLRSALSRMATATGLELEERIEADLDFHRTLITITENVTLLTSWEALEGSIRMSIMYGGFERATENMSVDRHREIVDAIGTVDVSRARETIMAHMRTASRNLVQADSDAI; encoded by the coding sequence ATGGCCGCTGATTTGACCGCTCTCCTGGGCCTCGAACGCACGAATCTCCGTCAACTCGCCCTCGGTGCGCTCCGTCGGGCCATCACCTCCGGTGAGATGACCCCCGGAACCCACCTCTCCGAGGTCGACCTCGCGCAGCGGCTGCAGATCAGTCGCGGCACGCTGCGCGAGGCGATGCGCGAGCTGCAGCAGCAAGGACTCATCACTAGCGGGCCCCGCGGCCGCATGCTCGTGCGCGTACTCACCCCGAAAGAGATCCACGACATCTTCATCGTCCGCGGCGCACTCGAGTCGCTCGCGGCACGACTAATCATCGAGGGCGAGCACCGCGAGACAGCTGTGCACCAGCTGCGCTCCGCTCTGTCCAGGATGGCGACCGCGACGGGTCTGGAACTCGAGGAACGGATCGAAGCAGACCTCGACTTCCATCGCACCCTCATCACCATCACCGAGAACGTCACGCTTCTCACTTCGTGGGAAGCGCTCGAAGGGTCGATTCGCATGTCGATTATGTATGGAGGATTTGAGCGGGCTACCGAGAACATGAGCGTGGACCGTCATCGGGAGATCGTCGATGCCATCGGCACTGTCGACGTCTCTCGTGCGCGGGAGACGATCATGGCGCACATGCGAACCGCATCGCGGAATCTGGTCCAGGCCGATTCGGACGCCATCTAG
- a CDS encoding transketolase produces the protein MTSLPDTVTSEAPDTATALAEPMTALERVRRIDDAAYRIRHHILDMGEVQGQGYVGQGLGAADLLATVYTDQLRYRAEDPEWDDRDRFLLSTGHYAIGHYAALAEVGIIAVDELVTYGSDDSRLPMSGMATYTPGMEISGGSLGHGLGVAVGMALGLRLRGNNARVINFLSDGEIDEGSTWEAAMSAHHHQLGSIIATVDVNALQADGKTDTVLRTEPLVAKWEAFGWFAQRVDGNDTTALQSAFEEASRRSSPIGVPAVILCDTRVGRGVPLLENREKAHFMRIDENEWQICRDQLTAAREGNAA, from the coding sequence ATGACCTCCCTCCCGGACACCGTCACCAGCGAAGCACCGGACACCGCAACCGCTCTCGCTGAGCCGATGACCGCGCTCGAGCGGGTGCGCCGGATCGATGACGCGGCCTACCGCATCCGCCATCACATCCTCGACATGGGCGAGGTCCAGGGCCAGGGCTATGTCGGCCAGGGCCTCGGTGCCGCCGATCTCCTCGCCACCGTCTACACCGACCAGCTCCGCTACCGTGCCGAGGACCCGGAGTGGGACGACCGCGACCGATTCCTCCTCTCGACCGGGCACTACGCGATCGGGCACTATGCCGCCCTCGCCGAGGTGGGAATCATCGCGGTCGACGAACTCGTCACCTACGGATCCGACGACTCGCGCCTTCCGATGTCGGGGATGGCGACCTACACGCCGGGCATGGAGATCTCCGGTGGCTCCCTCGGTCACGGCCTCGGAGTCGCCGTCGGCATGGCCCTCGGCCTGCGCCTGCGCGGCAACAACGCCCGAGTGATCAACTTCCTCTCCGACGGCGAGATCGACGAAGGCTCTACGTGGGAGGCTGCGATGTCGGCCCACCACCACCAGCTCGGCTCCATCATCGCCACCGTCGACGTCAACGCCCTCCAGGCCGATGGAAAGACCGACACCGTGCTGCGCACTGAGCCCCTCGTCGCGAAGTGGGAAGCCTTCGGCTGGTTCGCGCAGCGCGTCGACGGCAATGACACCACCGCACTGCAATCCGCCTTCGAGGAGGCATCTCGGCGTTCCTCGCCCATCGGAGTACCCGCAGTGATCCTCTGCGACACGAGAGTGGGACGCGGAGTGCCGCTGCTGGAGAACCGCGAGAAGGCGCACTTCATGCGCATCGACGAGAACGAATGGCAGATCTGCCGCGACCAGCTGACCGCGGCCCGCGAAGGGAACGCAGCATGA